A stretch of Microcoleus sp. FACHB-831 DNA encodes these proteins:
- a CDS encoding GNAT family N-acetyltransferase, with protein MIIRPATPVDVPAVLPMVAAICALHELWDSAKYGFLANPELGYQRWLSKVATSDRSVFLVAESEAATPTQPAQLVGFLVATIEREIPIYRLAEFAFIHDLWVEPEYRHAGIARQMVMMAVDSFSQKGVKQIRLDTAAPNDAARRLFASCGFRLSSTEMLIELGT; from the coding sequence ATGATTATCCGCCCTGCCACACCAGTTGATGTACCCGCAGTTCTACCGATGGTTGCGGCGATTTGCGCTTTGCACGAATTGTGGGATTCGGCTAAGTATGGATTTTTAGCAAATCCGGAGTTGGGTTATCAACGGTGGTTGAGTAAAGTGGCGACTAGCGATCGCAGCGTGTTCCTGGTAGCTGAGTCTGAAGCTGCTACGCCAACCCAACCTGCTCAACTGGTTGGGTTTCTGGTGGCGACTATCGAGCGTGAAATCCCAATTTATCGTCTAGCAGAATTCGCTTTTATTCACGACTTATGGGTGGAGCCGGAATATCGCCACGCCGGAATTGCACGCCAGATGGTGATGATGGCTGTTGATAGTTTTAGCCAAAAGGGAGTTAAGCAAATTCGGCTCGATACTGCTGCTCCCAACGATGCGGCGAGGCGGTTGTTTGCATCCTGCGGTTTTCGCCTAAGCAGTACGGAAATGCTGATTGAATTAGGCACTTAG
- a CDS encoding 4'-phosphopantetheinyl transferase superfamily protein encodes MEREIMTGNNELWRPGNENLALSRDDVHVWRASLDQAPSRVDYLAQTLSRDERSRADRFYFEKDKKRFIVGRGLLRTILGYYLDIQPHHVKFSYGSKGKPALEVGDEGCRLEFNLSHSQGMAIYAIARDRKIGIDIEHKRTITEVDQLAKNFFSARENTILSGLSPSQKQEMFFHCWTSKEAYLKAIGEGLTKPLDEIEVSLAIGEPPKLLSIAGDPQEAQRWCLHSLTPAADYVATLAVEGHGWRLSCWE; translated from the coding sequence ATGGAAAGAGAGATTATGACCGGGAATAACGAGCTGTGGCGACCTGGAAATGAAAATTTGGCCTTATCCAGAGATGATGTCCATGTTTGGCGTGCTTCGCTAGACCAAGCGCCATCTAGGGTGGATTATCTGGCGCAAACGCTTTCTAGAGACGAGCGATCGCGAGCGGATCGTTTTTACTTCGAGAAAGACAAAAAGCGGTTTATTGTCGGGCGCGGGCTACTTAGGACAATATTGGGGTACTACTTAGATATTCAGCCTCATCACGTAAAGTTTAGTTATGGCTCAAAGGGTAAGCCAGCGCTGGAGGTAGGAGACGAGGGTTGTAGGCTGGAGTTTAACTTGTCCCACTCCCAGGGAATGGCTATATATGCGATCGCGCGCGATCGCAAGATTGGTATTGACATCGAACACAAGCGTACAATTACTGAAGTCGATCAGCTTGCCAAAAACTTCTTTTCTGCGCGAGAGAACACTATATTAAGCGGACTCTCTCCCAGCCAGAAGCAAGAGATGTTTTTCCATTGCTGGACTAGCAAAGAAGCCTATCTCAAAGCAATCGGGGAAGGCTTGACTAAACCGCTAGATGAGATTGAAGTCAGCTTGGCGATCGGGGAACCACCGAAGTTACTTAGCATTGCAGGCGATCCGCAGGAAGCACAGCGCTGGTGTCTCCATTCCTTGACACCCGCCGCCGACTATGTAGCGACTCTTGCAGTTGAAGGACACGGTTGGCGTCTCTCTTGCTGGGAGTAA